GGCCCCAGATGCGCGCCTTGTCCGCGGCGTAGGCATCGAGGCTGCCATGCCAGTCAAGGTGGTCGGCGGCGATGTTGAGCAGTGCACCAGCCGCCGGGGCGACCGAGGGCGCCCAGTGCAGCTGGAAGCTGGACAGCTCGACGGCGAAGATCTCGTATGCCGCATCGTCACCGGTCACCGCGTCGATGACCGGGGGCCCGACATTGCCGACCTCGGCGGCACTGAACCCACCGGCGCGCAGGATCGCGGTGAGCATGCCGACCGCGGTGGTCTTGCCGTTGGTGCCGGTGATCGCCAGCCACGGCACGGAGTGATCGCGCAGCGCCCAGGCCAGCTCGACCTCGCCGACGACACGGATGCCGCGCTCCAGCGCATCGGCCAGCAGTGGCACGGTCGGTGCCCAGCCGGGCGAGGTGACGACCAGCGAGATGCCCTGCGGCATCTCGCGCAGGTCACCGGCGTACTGCACGCCCAGTTCGCGCAGCTCGCTGCTGACGGCATCGGGGCGCTGGTCGGCCAGCTGCACGAGCGCGCCTTGGCGAGCCAGGGCGCGGGCGACGGCGGTGCCAGAGCGCCCGCCGCCGGCGACAAGCACGTGGGCGCCGCGCAGCGCGGCGGGGTCGATGGACACAGCTATCCCCTACTGCAACGTGGCGCGGCCGAGCCAGTCGGCATAGAAGATGCCAAGACCGAGCGCCACCGCGGCACCGGTGACGATCCAGAATCGGACCACCACGGTCATCTCGGTCCAGCCGGCTAGCTCGAAGTGGTGATGTAACGGCGCCATGCGGAAGATACGTCTGCCGGTGGCCTTGAAGAATGCGACCTGCAGCGCGACCGACAAGGTGACGGCGACGAAGAGCGCGCCGAGCACAAACAGCAGCAGCTCGGTGCGGCTGATGATCGCGAAGCCCGCCATCCCGCCGCCGAGCGCGAGCGAGCCGGTATCGCCCATGTAGATGCGGGCCGGGTTGGCGTTCCACCACAGGAACCCGAAGCAGGCGCCCATCATCGCGGCGGCCAGCAGCGCAAGGTCGAGCGGGTCGCGGACCGGGTAGCAGCCCTCGACCTGCGAGCGCAGGCACTGGTGGTTGAACTGCCAGAAACTGATGACGGTGTAGGCGCCGAAGACCATCGTCGAGGCGCCGGCGGCCAGCCCGTCGAGGCCGTCGGTCAGGTTGGTGGCGTTGGAGAAGCCGCTGATAAACAGGACCGCGAAGACGACGAAGCCGATGGAGCCGAGGCTGAGTACGGCGATGTCGCGCACGAACGACAAGGTGACCGCCGCGGGTGCGGTCCCGGCCGTCTTGAAGTTCAGCGCCATGACCGCGAAGCTGATCGAGACAAACAGCTGCCCGACGAGCTTGGCCGTCTTGTTGAGCCCAAGGCTGCGCTGCTTGGCGATCTTGATGTAGTCGTCGAGGAAGCCGACCAGCCCGAGCCCGACAAACAGGTAGAGCACGAGCAGCCCGGAGACCGACGGCTGGCTGCCAAACTGGGTCCAGGAGATCAGGTGCGCGCCGAAGTAGCCGAGCACCGTCGCGGCAACGATGACCAGTCCGCCCATGGTCGGGGTGCCCTGCTTGACCAGGTGGGTCTGCGGTCCGTCATCGCGCACCTGCTGGCCGTATGCGCGCCGGCGCAGGTAGCGGATCAGCAGCGGCGTGAGCAACAGCGAGGTGATCAACGCGATGGTCGCGCCGAACAGGATCGACCTCATCGAGTGCTCAGTCCTTTCTGACGCCGGCCGGTGCGGCGGCGCTGGGGTCTGGTCTTAAACCTAACGTTTGCCCGTGCGTTCGTGCAGAGGCCGCGCCGGGCGCTCAGGACTTCGCTCCGCTGCGGCGTACTGCCTCGCGAAGCTCGACGCGGTCGTCGAAGGGTAGGACCTCGCCGGCGACGTACTGTCCGGTCTCGTGGCCCTTTCCGGCGACGAGTACGGCGTCACCGGCCCTGGCGCGCGAGACCGCCAGCTCGATCGCGGCGTGCCGGTCACCCTCCTCGATCACCTCGCCGCGCTCGGCATCGGGCACGGCGCGCGCTCCGGCGAGCATGGCGGCGCGGATCTGCGCGGGGTCCTCCGAGCGAGGGTTGTCGTCGGTGACCACGAGCAGGTCGGCCTCACGCGCCCCAACTTCGCCCATCAGCGGACGTTTTTGCGCATCGCGGTCGCCGCCACATCCCAGCACTAGCAGGATGTTTCCGGCCACCTGGCGGCGCAGCGCGCGGACGGCCGCCTGCACCGCCGCCGGCTTGTGTGAGTA
The nucleotide sequence above comes from Epidermidibacterium keratini. Encoded proteins:
- the mraY gene encoding phospho-N-acetylmuramoyl-pentapeptide-transferase; this translates as MRSILFGATIALITSLLLTPLLIRYLRRRAYGQQVRDDGPQTHLVKQGTPTMGGLVIVAATVLGYFGAHLISWTQFGSQPSVSGLLVLYLFVGLGLVGFLDDYIKIAKQRSLGLNKTAKLVGQLFVSISFAVMALNFKTAGTAPAAVTLSFVRDIAVLSLGSIGFVVFAVLFISGFSNATNLTDGLDGLAAGASTMVFGAYTVISFWQFNHQCLRSQVEGCYPVRDPLDLALLAAAMMGACFGFLWWNANPARIYMGDTGSLALGGGMAGFAIISRTELLLFVLGALFVAVTLSVALQVAFFKATGRRIFRMAPLHHHFELAGWTEMTVVVRFWIVTGAAVALGLGIFYADWLGRATLQ